A region of the Chryseobacterium gotjawalense genome:
TTCTTTCTCAGGAAGATATTTCAAATATTATTCTAAATGTAAAAGATGACGCAACCGGAATTACAAATACATATAATTATACGGTAAATTCTACAACGAATCCGGATATTAAGCTAACAGACGGAAAAACTTATACCGTAAATACAGTGTTTCTTAATGGGAATGAAGATGAAACAAAAAGCATTATCGAAGCAAAAGATGAACATTTCCTGTTGTTCGATTTTCAAAATTCAAATATTAATTTAGAAAGAATCGATGGTGAATCTTCTGTCAGAAGTGATGGTAACAAAGTCGGGTTAATTACAAAATGGACGGTTATTAAAGCCAGAAACGGCACAAATCCTCAATTGGTTTTAGCCTTGATTCATGATGCAGTCTCGGTTAGTGAGTCTCGGAACGGCAGTACATTTGGATCCGTAACCGGCGGTGAAACTGATGCGATGGCGACTTATTCAATTTCAAACTAAAAGACTTTCAATCAATATAAATGGACGAAATTTTCGATTCTTCAGGAATGAGTGAAAGAAAATTTATCCTTTAAAAATAATCAAAAAAAAATTCCTATTTTTGCAACCTAAATTTTCAATACATTAAAATGAACGTTACAGCGACCAACCACGATGAAGTAAGTGCGTTACTTACAGTTACATTAGATAAGTCAGATTATAAAGATAAAGTTGAAAAACAATTGATCAACTACGCCAAAAACGCACAAGTTCCTGGATTTAGAAAAGGGAAAGTGCCATTGAGCATGGTGAGAAAACAATATGAGGCAGGAATTGCTTTTGAAGAAATCAACAAACAGGTTTCAGACGCTTTGAACAATTACATTTCTGATAACAAATTGAAATTAGTTGGTCAGCCGGTTCCTCAGCCAGTTGAGGAATTAAATCACAATGCAGAGCAGCTTTCAGTTGGTTTTGAAGTGGGTTACGAACCAGATTTCACTATTGATTTGGCAAAATACGAAGCTCCTCATTTTAAAGTAGAAGCTTCTGAGAAAGAAATCGGTCAGAGCATCGAAAACATGCAGAAACGTTTCGCTGAGCAAGTTCCTCAGGAGGAAATCGCTGACGATTCTACCGTTGCTTTGGAAATCAGCCAGGTGATTGAAGAAGGTGCAGAAGGTGAACACCACCATGCACCAAAAAACATCACCATTGATGCTACGAAAAAAGCAGCTTTTGAATTGGTAAAAGCTTTGAAAAAAGATGAATCAGTAAAAGTTTCTAAAGCAGATTTAGAGAAAAACGAAGAATTAGCGAAAGAACTAAGCTTCGGCAAAGAAGAAGTTGAGCATTTACACCACGATCAAATCGAGGTTAAGGTGAAAGATTTCTTCGGATTGAACTTAGCGGAATTAAATCAGGATTTATTCGACAAAGTTTACGGCGAAGATACAATCAAGTCTGAAGAAGAATTGAAAGACAAAGTAAAAGCTGAATTGGATGAATATTTCCAACAAAACGCAGATGTTCATTTCGTAAATAAAATTTTAGCTCAAATCAACGAAAAAGAAGAAGTAAAACTTCCGGAAACTTTCTTGGTTAAATGGTTAATGTTCAGCAATGCGCAAATAACTTCTGAAGACCAGGCGAAAGAAATCTTAGAAGCAGAAAAAAATCAGTTGAAATATCAGATCCTGGAAGGGAAATTGATGACTGACAACGAGATTACTTTGGATTACGCAGATATTTTAGGACAAGCGGAGCAATTGGTTCGTAATCAGTTAGCGATGTACGGAATTCACAATTTACCGGATGAAGAAGTACAGAAATATGCTGCTGATATGTTGAAAGATCAAGAGCAGGTCCGTCAGATTTCTTCTGAAGTTGGAATGGCGAAACTGAAAGACGTAATCTTAGAAAAAGCGACTAAAAAAGAAACCAAAATTTCTCATGATGAGTTTTTGGAAGAATTGAAAAAGTAATTTTTTCTTTATAAATATAAAATCCGTCCCGGTTAATTCGGGGCGGATTTTTTTTATGTTTAAATGTAAACGGATAGAATTTAATAACTGAATGATTCTACATTCTTGTTGCTGATAAGGTAAGTTTCCAGTTCTTCAATTTGTTGGTTGTTGATATGAAGATCCATGGTAATGAAAAGAGAATCGCCATGTTTTTCCAAAGCAATTTCGTAAGCGACTTTTGATAATTTTTTGATTTCCAGGATGATCGGTTTTTTCTGACTGATGGACTGCACCGGAATTTTAAATTTCAAAATCTTATTGTGATGGTAAGAAACAAAACTTCTGGTGAAGATTTTTGCAACATAGATCACGATTAAGGCAGTTATCAGAAAAGTGAAGGCTATGAATATTTCACCAAAACCTATCGACATTCCGATGGCCGCTGCAATCCAAATAATTCCTGCAGTCGTTAAACCATACACACTAAATCCTTCTTTAAAAATAACTCCCGCTCCAAGAAAGCCAATCCCGCTCACAATATAGCTGGCAATCCTTGTCGGGTCGCCGCTTCCTGCTATTTTATAAGAAAGAATAGAGAAGAGTGTTGAACCCAGACAAATGATGGTAATCGTTTTTAAGCCTGCAGATTTGTCTTTCATTTCGCGTTCTAACCCCAGGATTAATCCGGCAACTAATGAAATGACCGCCTTGTAAATATCTAAAAGTTCAAAATGTTCTGACATTTTTATTTAAAGGTATTAATTTTCTACGAACCATATTCAATTTTCCATTCATCCGCAGCGTCGCATAAGGTTTTATAAAATTCTTCACCATATTTTCTGATGAGCGGCGTTTTTACAAATTTATAAATGGGAACTTTTAATTCTTTTCCTAAGGCGCAGGCATCGCTGCAGATTTCCCATTTGTGGTAATTCAGTGCTGTGAAAGTTCTGTATTCATCCACACGAATAGGATATAGGTGACAGGAAATCGGTTTTTGCCAGTCGACAGCGCCGTCTTCATAGGCTTTTTCAATCCCACATTTCGTGATTCCTTTATCGTCAAAAATCACGTAAGCACATTCTTTTCCTTCAACCATCGGCGTTACATAATCATTATCGCTCGGGTCGAGAACCCAGGTTCCCTGCCTTTCGATGGCTTCTACACCTTCCGGTCTGAGATAGGGTTTTACCTGATCGAAAATCCTTTCGAGTATCAAGGTCTCGCTTTTATCCAAAGGAGCTCCTACGTCGCCTTCTACGCAACAGGCGCCTTTGCATTTGCTGAGGTTGCATACAAATTCTTCAGAAAAGATATCTTCGGAAATTAATTTATCGTCAATTTGAATCATGATGTTGTATTAAAAGAAATTAAAATAAGTAGAGAGTTTAAAAATAAGCAGTGAAATGATAATAACCCATAAACTGACTTCCTGAATCCAGTATTTTTTAGTAAAACGAAGCATCCTGCTTAAAATAATGGAAGACGGCAAAGCCAGTAAAAGTAAATATTCAAATGTTTTTCCCATATAAAGGAAAAGGGTAATCAGTTGGGCTAAAGAAAATACCAGTAAAAAAGTATATTTGAATCTGCTGTTCGGACTTTTTTTATTGAAGTTCCTGAAATGATCCATTACCGCGTGAATCAGTAAAATGGCCACCGGACTTAACCACAAAAGATGATCAAAATGGGGTTGTATTTTAAATCCGGTAAATGGGAAGTATACCTGATTCCAGGAATTCATGCCCAGAAAATAGGCAATCCCAAAATAAGAAAGTGCCACCAGCAACATCCCAAAAAACAAACGGAAAATGTGCAGTCCAATGCGGTCGGAAGTGGCAATGATGTGAAAGATCACGAAAATCGACATTGGCCAAGTGGTAGGAAGAAAGATAAAATTGAGCGCCAGAATCGATCCCACCAAAATGTAAGAGAAATTACGGATAGAAATATTATCATTCGTTAACAGCAAAAGAATAATCGAATTGGTGAACAGCGAAACAGCAATTCCGATATCTAAATCACCCGGATATAAGGCAAAAATAAAGACGGTATATAAAAAAAGGGGCAGATGGGTTTGATAATTCAGCGCAACCGCATTAAAACAAAAATATCCTAAAGCAACTCCTCCAAAAGTTATTACTGCTGAAATAATTTCTAAAGTATTGAAGTCCAATATATTGAAGCTAATTACTATTAAAAGAAGAATCCCAATATAAACGGGGACTGAAAAAATATTGCTTTCTTTTGAAAGTAATCGAAACATTTTTTATAAATTTGTGCAAAGTTAATTTAAAAAAGGAAAATAATGACGTCTTTCTTCTTATTCTTAAGCAGTGTGTTCAAATGGTCTTTCGGTTTTTTTGATTTCGCAGGAAATGTAATAAACTGGATTTTATTCTTGGTCGCATCTGCAATATTTACTTATTGGTGCTATGTTTTGGTTGCAAAATTGGGTGGCGACAAGGATAAAGAGTATTTCTCACCAACAGAAGGAAATCATCCTTACTACGACCCGAAAATTTATAAAAAAGAAAGTAAATAATTGATATCCTATTTACAATAAAAATCCCGAAATTTTTAGTTTCGGGATTTTCTGTTTTCTATTAGTGAATCGGAATCACCAGTACCGGAATCGGTGAACGTCTGGTTAATTCTTTGGTTAAACTGCCTACAAAAACGTCGTACATATTGCTTCTTCCGTGGGAACCCATTACGATATATCCTGCCGTTTTATCTTTTGCGTATTCCAGAATAATATCGCCTGCAACACCTTGTTTTAGCAAGTGCTCACAATCAATACCCTGTGCGATGATGCGTTGTTCAATGGTATTTAGCTGGAGCAGTTCCTGCTTAATTTCATTTTGCTCCACTTCGGGGAAATATTGAAATCCCATATCACCAATCGCAAAACCGATATCCGACGGTGCCACGTGAATAAGGTATATTTTCCCGCTGGTTTCTTTTGCGAATTTCACAGCTCCTTCGACTAATTTATCGGTCGCTTCTGAAAAATCGACTGGTAGAATAATGTTTATCATGATCTTAAATTTTGTTCATTAAAGTTACAGATATTTACTGACACTGTCAAAAACTAAGTTACTGGATTCGCAAATCAAAAACTTTCCGGTCTTCCAGAAACGCTTCCAGTATATCGTTTTCCGAAACTTTGCCCACTCCTTTTGGCGTTCCCGTGAAAATTAAATCGCCGACTCTTAACGTAAAGTACTGGGAAACAAATGCGATTATTTTTTCCGGTGAGAAGATCATCATCGAAGTATTTCCGTCCTGAACTTTTTCTTTATTTTTATTTAAAGAAAAGTTTAAGTTATTGAGGTCAAAATCTTCTTTTTTATAAAAGTCAGAAAGAACAGCACTTCCATCGAAACCTTTTGCCAGTTCCCACGGAAGTCCTTTTGCTTTGAGCTGACTTTGTAAATCTCTCGCCGTAAAATCGATTCCCAAAGCGATTTCATCGTAATGTTTACCGGCATTTTCTTCCTGAACGTATTTTCCGCCTTTTGATATTTTCAGTACGACTTCCAGTTCGTAATGAATGTCATTCGAGAATTCAGGAATATAAAAGTCGCTGCCTTTTTTTAAAACCGCCGTATCGGGTTTCATAAAGATAACAGGACTTTCCGGTATTTCATTTCCGAGTTCCTTGGCGTGGTCTGCGTAATTTCTGCCGATGCAAATGATTTTCATAATTAATAATATAAAATTTCTCTTGTTGTGATGGAAAATAATTTATTCTGATTATTATATGATTTTCTTTCAATCCAATTTCCTTCTCCGTCAAACAAATATTTAAATGTAAGCGTTAAAGTTGTAATTCCAGAATTGTTTTTCCACTTTTTTTCTATGATATTACATTTGTTATCAAAAATTCGAAATTCGCTTGTAGAAGTTTGGTAAGAATAAATAATGCGATCTTCAGAGTCAAAATCTCTACAATTTTGGTTTACGATTCTTGTGAATTTTTCAGTGGGCTTTCCGTCTATATCAAATTCCTCAAATTGAATTATTCTGTTCTTATTATTATAAACAAATATTTTTTTGTAAATAATTTCATTTTCAGAATGAAAAGTTTTTGATATTTCAATATTTTGATTCTGAATAAATTTTTCTGTTAATCCTTTAAAATCACCTTTTATATTAATCTTTAATGTAACCGTGTCATTTGGATATTTGTAAACCCATTGTAACGTATCAATATCTTTAAATTCAGTTAATAGGTAAATTTCTCTATTTAGTTTCCTGTCTTTATATTCAAAATATTGTTTACTTGAAATTTTATCTTTTCCGTCAAAATTCTTAATTCCTTCTTTGTAAATGATGAAGCCGTCCCGATTCAATTCATAATTGAAACTTTCTGGTATTAGAACGCCAGTATTAAAAGTAATTTTGTTATTTCTAATATTTACCTCGTATTTTCTTTCTTTAATTTCCCTGACATTTCCTTTTAAATTGTTGATTAATAAATCATTCGAATTAAGTTTTTCTCTTATTTGTGCGGAGAAAATTGTCGATATAAACGTAAGTAAAAGAATAAAAACTTTCATGTCAAAATTTTGATCTCAACTGAATACCCGTCAGAACTTTCTTGGTATATAAAGGGAAATCAGCATTTTGAATCCAGCCGTAATAGCCCAGATCTTTCTGAAAAACTTCTTTCACTCTTTGGCCTTTGTATTTTCCGAAAGTGAAAACTTCTTTTTCCTCTTTGTCAAAAGCGATAAAACCTGCCAAATCAGCAAATTTATGATGAGAAGAAATCTCACTTAATCCAGCAATATCATTTGGTAAATCGTCGTAATGGCCGACCTGCGCGTCTATCACTTCGAAAGTTGCCAAAACATCTGCTTCCGCGGAATGCGCGTTGATCAGTTCTTTTTTGCAGTAAAACTGATAAGCAGCCGTCAGGTTTCTCGGTTCCATTTTATGAAAAATAGTTTGTGCGTCGATCAGCTTGAATTTACTCAAATCGAAATCTAAACCGGCACGCAGTAATTCTTCAGCAAGAAGCGGAACATCAAATCGGTTAGAATTAAATCCGCCCAAATCTGAGCCCGCAATCATCTCCATTATTTTGGAGGCAATTTCTTTGAAGGTTGGAGCATCTTGCACTCTTTCATCTGTAATTCCGTGGATTGCAGAAGATTCTGCCGGAATCGCCATTTCTGGATTTACCAACCAGGTTTTGCTTTCTCTGGAAGCATCAGGATTGACTTTTAAAATACAGATTTCTACAATCCTGTCTTTTGCAACCTGAGTTCCCGTAGTTTCTAAATCAAATACACAAAGCGGTTTATGGAGTTTTAAATTCATTTTTTTATTTTTAATAAGGATCAATCGTGACTTTTCCGATTGAATTAAATTTTGTGAATTAAATTATTGAAAGTATCTTTTATCCTTTCAACTGTTTTTGAAAAATTACCGATATTAATATATAATACAGCATTGCCAATGGGATTCCGACCGTTTTAAAGAGGATTAATAGTAAGATTACACCAATTAACAGCGCAACCTTCGGATAATTGTCTTCCAGCTTCATTGATTTGAATTTCAGCGAGATCATTTTTATCGGGCTGACCAAAAGCCAGGACAGAATAATGGTGATTACAATTAAATACGCAGGATTTTCAAAAATCGCTTTAAAACTTTCATTTTCTAAATAAGCGTAGTACAAACCGAAAATTAAAATGGTGTTCGATGGCGTATTCAAACCTTTGAAATAATAAGTTTGCTCATCATCCAGATTGAAAATCGCCAGTCTTAAACAGGAAAATAAAGTTACAAAAAGGCCGATGTATTTAATTTCAAACGGAAGTTCCATTCCGAATAGTAGGTTGCCAAACGGTTCAAGGGCTTTAAATATTACGATTCCCGGCAATAATCCGAAACTCACCATGTCGGCCAGTGAATCTAACTGAAGGCCAAGTTCAGAATTCGATTTCATCGCTCTGGCGATAAATCCGTCGAAGAAATCTAATATTAAGGAAAGGATAATGCAGATCGCAGTGGTTTGATAATCACCATTAATTAAGTGGATTACACCAACACTGCCGGAAAATAAATTAGCGAGCGTAACAGCATTCGCCAGATTGTTCTTGATAAAATTCATTTTTAAGTTCAGTTTTTTTAAGGTCCGATGAAACATCTTTAGACGATGAAGTCCGCTGGAGCTACTTTTACCCGTATGTTTCAGAAGCACAAAAGTAAGGTTTTTATTAAAATTAATTTTCAGCTTTTTAGAATTGAATTTTAAATGATTTAAAATTCTAAATATTGTAAATTTGCACCATTAATTTGAACAAGTTTTAATGAAAGAAATTAGATTTCAAGAAATTTTCGCCTTACTCTACCGAATCGTGCTCGCCTTTTTTTTCTATCAGATTGCACGGCTGCTCTTTTGGTTTTTTAATAAAAATTTGATTCCCGTTGACAGTATTTCAGAATATCTGAATTTGGCTTATCACGGAATTGCCTTTGATACAACGGCGATTCTGTATGTGAATTCGCTGTTCATTCTTTTGAGTCTTATTCCCGTTATCATCAATACCCAAAAAGCGTATCACAAATTTTTGTTTTATCTTTATTTCATTACCAATGGGATTTCCTACGGCATGAATTTCGGTGATTTCGTCTATTTTAAATTTTCTCAGGCACGGTTGACAACCGCCGCCATGAATGTTGCGCAGCATGAAAGCAATATTGGTAAAGTTTTTTTATTGTCGGTTGCGGAACATCCATTCGTGATTGTGTGGTTTGTGATTTTAATGGCTCTCTGGATTTTCCTTTATAAAAAGGTGAAAGTTTCGCCTAGAAAACCATTAAAATTAGTTCCTTATTTTATTTTTTCTGTACTCACGCTATGTTTAACTGTTCTGCTTGTTGTAGGTGGGATTCGAGGCGATTTCAAGCATTCAACACGCCCGATTAATTTGGTGGATGCCAACCGGCACGTTACCAAACCGGTTCAGGCAAATATCGTTCTGAACAGTGTTTTTTCCTTTTTCAGAACGATGAATACCAACAATTTTCAGGAAGTTCATTTTGTTACTGAAAAGTTTATTGATGAAAATATAGCTGCTGATAAGTTATACCCGCGGGAAGGAGTTGACCCAAAACCCAACGTGGTTATTTTCATCCTCGAAAGTTTTGGAAAAGAATATTCCGGGGCTTTTAATAAAAATACAAAAATCAAGGATTTTGTTTCCTATACTCCGTTTTTCGATAGTTTAGCTACCCAAAGTTTAATTGCGACCAACGCTTTTGCCAATGGGAGACAGTCCATCCATGGAATGAGTTCTGTGCTGGCAGGAATCCCGAGTTTGAAAGATGCGTTTACCAGTTCACCTTATTCAAATCAGAAAATTCAGTCGATTGTTTCGGTTTCAAATGATATGGGCTATGATACTTCGTTCTTTCATGGCGCGCCAAACGGGTCGATGGGCTTTCTGGGTTTCGGCAATATTTTGGGTTTCAAACATTATTACGGAAAAACAGAGTATAATAATGATGCAGATTTCGACGGAATGTGGGGGATTTGGGACGAGCCGTTTTTTCAGTATTTCGCGAAAACTTTAGATAAGAAGAAAAGTCCTTTTATGGCAACTTTGTTTTCGGTTTCATCGCATCATCCTTTTAAGGTTCCGGAAAAGTATCAGGGTAAATTTAAAAAAGGTCCGCTGGAAATTCATGAACCGATTGGCTACACTGATTTTGCGTTAAAGCAGTTCTTCAAAACCGCAGAGAAAATGCCTTGGTTCAACAATACGATATTTGTTTTTGTAGCCGATCACACCAATCAGGTTGCCTATCCGGAATATGAAAAATCAATGAACCGGTTTTCAATTCCCATTCTGTTTTATTCTCCTAATCCAAAATATCACTTGAAAGGAGAAATTACAGAACCTGCTCAGCAAATTGATATTTATCCAACTTTAGCTGATTTAATGGGTTACAACAAAAAAATAAGAAGTTGGGGAAGAAGTTTGGTGTCAAATAAAAGCGAAGATTACATTGTGGTCAATTCGGATTCTATTAATGAGCAGTTCATGATTGGGAATTATATTTATTTATTTAACGGGAAAGAAGTGACCGGGATTTACAATATCTCCGATAAAGGTTTGGAGCAAAACCTTATTAACAAAGTGAAAAACCCGGAAATGGAAAAAGGCATTCTTTTGAGTAAAGCTTGGTATCAGGATTATATGAATCGGGTAATCACCAGGAAATTGAATTAATTACAAAACTTTTAATAAACCATTGTGTAATTATTAGTATTTTGGCAGTACTTTTGACTACTATGATATAAATAGTTAAAAATTTGTGGTTTCACTATTTTTAATTACTTTTATCCAACTAAAAATTAAAATAATTTTAAAATGAAAAAAATACTTTTCAGTTTTGTTGCTTTATTATTCGCAACACTATCTTACGCCCAAATCGAAGGAAAATGGAAGACCATCGACGATGAAACGGGACAGGCGAAATCCATCGTAGAGATTTTCAAAAAATCAGATGGTAAATATTACGGGAAAGTGACGCAACTGCTCATCAAACCGGAACATACAAACTGTATCAACTGTAAAGATGACAGAAAAAACCAACCCATCCTGGGAATGGAAGTGATTAGAGGCATGAAAAAGGAAGGCAATGAATTCACCGGAGGAACAATTACAGATCCTAAAACAGGAAAAACCTACAAATGTAACATCACCCGTGATGGTGAAAAACTGAATGTAAGAGGTTATGTAGGATTCTCATTAATCGGAAGAACGCAAACCTGGCATGCAGTAAAATAGTTTTCTAAAAATAAACTTGATAAAAAGCATCTTTTCGGAGATGCTTTTTTAATGGCAGCATGTACGGTAATTCGCGAAAAAATCTTTACTTTTGTACTTTAATTTTTTAATAAATCATGAAGGAATATACTTTTAGAGAAGTGATTGCACAGGCAATGAGTGAAGAGATGCGAAAAGATGAATCCATTTTCCTGATGGGTGAAGAAGTCGCAGAATACAACGGTGCTTACAAAGCTTCTAAAGGAATGCTCGATGAATTCGGCGCGAAAAGAGTAATTGATACTCCAATTGCAGAACTCGGATTTACCGGGATTGCCATCGGAGCAGCCATGAACGGAAACAGACCCATTGTGGAATATATGACTTTCAACTTCTCATTAGTAGGAATTGATCAGATTATAAATAATGCGGCGAAAATCCGTCAGATGAGTGGAGGACAGTGGAATTGCCCAATCGTTTTCCGTGGACCAACTGGTTCTGCAGGTCAATTGGGAGCGACACATTCTCAGGCTTTGGAATCTTGGTTTGCAAATACTCCAGGTTTAAAAGTAGTTGTACCTTCCAATCCTTACGATGCAAAAGGTTTATTGAAAACTGCAATTCAGGATAATGATCCGGTAATTTTCATGGAGTCTGAACAGATGTATGGCGACAAAATGGAAATCCCAGAAGAAGAATATTACATCCCAATCGGAAAAGCAGATATCAAAAAAGAAGGTAAAGATGTAACTTTGGTTTCTTTCGGTAAAATTATGAAAATGGCGATTCAGGCCGCTGAAGATTTAGAAAAAGAAGGAATTTCTGTAGAAGTAATTGATTTAAGAACAGTTCGTCCTTTAGATTATGATACTATTTTAGAGTCGGTAAAGAAAACCAACAGATTGGTTATTTTAGAAGAAGCTTGGCCTCTAGGTTCCATTGCAACGGAGATTACTTATATGGTTCAACAAAAAGCATTTGATTATTTAGATGCGCCGATTAAGAGAATTACAACACCGGATGCACCTGCACCGTACTCAGCACCACTTTTCGCTGAATGGTTCCCGAAATTGGAAAAAGTAAAAGAAGAAATTAAAAACGCTTTATATATTAAGGCGTAATAGATAAAAACTCTCGAAAGAGAGTTTTTTCATTTATAAAAAGTTATATAAAACCACTTTTATTCATTTACCTTTGACGAAATTTTCTCCCATCTATGTCACAAGATACTTTATCTCATTTTGATACAAAGAAACTTACCGCAGTGGGGGTTTTGGTTTCCCTCGGAATAGTTTTCGGAGATATCGGAACTTCACCGCTGTACGTTATGAAGGCGATCGTAAATGCCCGACATGGTACCGGGAATTTGCCGTTTGATGAATATATCGAGGGAGCACTTTCCTGCATCATCTGGACTTTGACGATGCAAACCACGTTTAAGTATGTAATTATTGCGTTGCGTGCTGATAATAAAGGAGAAGGTGGAATTTTATCTCTTTACTCACTGGTCAAGAAGCTTAAGAAAAAATGGCTGTATGTCATTGCTATTATTGGTGCATCGACTTTGGTGGCAGATAGTATAATTACGCCGTCGTTAACGGTAATGTCGGCTGTGGAAGGGTTGAAGATATTTTCGCCTCACACTCCTGTTGTTGCGATTACGCTGGTTATTCTGGCCTTTGTCTTTATTGTGCAACAATTTGGTACGGCTTCCATCGGTAAGTTTTTTGGTCCGGTGATGGTTGTTTGGTTCTTGGTTTTAGGGATATTTGGTTCAGCTCATGTATTTGATCATCTCGAAATTTTGAAAGCATTTAATCCTTATTACGCTTATAATTTAATAAAGCATTCACCCAGTGCGATTGTGATTATGGGAGCAGTCTTTCTTTGTACGACAGGAGCGGAAGCTTTGTATTCTGATTTAGGGCACTGCGGCAAACAAAATATCCGGGTGAGTTGGATTTTTGTAAAGACCATGTTGGTTTTAAATTATTTGGGTCAAGGTGCCTGGTTATTAGATAATCCGGAATCTGTTTCGCAGGGAATCAATCCGATTTTTGGAATTATGCCCGAATGGGCGATCTTGCCAGGGGTACTTTTAGCAACAGCTGCTGCAATTATCGCAAGTCAATCTGTGATTACGGGGTCTTTTACCATGTTTTCAGAAGCGATGTCGGTGATGTTTTGGCCGAATCAGCAAATCGATTATCCTTCCGGTATTAAAGGGCAAATGTATATTCCCAAAATCAATTGGGGGTTGATGTTCCTTTGTTTCATCGTGGTTATTTATTTCCAAAAATCAGAAGCGATGGAAGCCGCTTATGGTTTAACCATTACGATTACGATGCTGATGACCACTA
Encoded here:
- a CDS encoding MgtC/SapB family protein, which gives rise to MSEHFELLDIYKAVISLVAGLILGLEREMKDKSAGLKTITIICLGSTLFSILSYKIAGSGDPTRIASYIVSGIGFLGAGVIFKEGFSVYGLTTAGIIWIAAAIGMSIGFGEIFIAFTFLITALIVIYVAKIFTRSFVSYHHNKILKFKIPVQSISQKKPIILEIKKLSKVAYEIALEKHGDSLFITMDLHINNQQIEELETYLISNKNVESFSY
- a CDS encoding DUF6427 family protein, with protein sequence MFRLLSKESNIFSVPVYIGILLLIVISFNILDFNTLEIISAVITFGGVALGYFCFNAVALNYQTHLPLFLYTVFIFALYPGDLDIGIAVSLFTNSIILLLLTNDNISIRNFSYILVGSILALNFIFLPTTWPMSIFVIFHIIATSDRIGLHIFRLFFGMLLVALSYFGIAYFLGMNSWNQVYFPFTGFKIQPHFDHLLWLSPVAILLIHAVMDHFRNFNKKSPNSRFKYTFLLVFSLAQLITLFLYMGKTFEYLLLLALPSSIILSRMLRFTKKYWIQEVSLWVIIISLLIFKLSTYFNFF
- a CDS encoding 3'-5' exonuclease: MNLKLHKPLCVFDLETTGTQVAKDRIVEICILKVNPDASRESKTWLVNPEMAIPAESSAIHGITDERVQDAPTFKEIASKIMEMIAGSDLGGFNSNRFDVPLLAEELLRAGLDFDLSKFKLIDAQTIFHKMEPRNLTAAYQFYCKKELINAHSAEADVLATFEVIDAQVGHYDDLPNDIAGLSEISSHHKFADLAGFIAFDKEEKEVFTFGKYKGQRVKEVFQKDLGYYGWIQNADFPLYTKKVLTGIQLRSKF
- a CDS encoding trigger factor, whose product is MNVTATNHDEVSALLTVTLDKSDYKDKVEKQLINYAKNAQVPGFRKGKVPLSMVRKQYEAGIAFEEINKQVSDALNNYISDNKLKLVGQPVPQPVEELNHNAEQLSVGFEVGYEPDFTIDLAKYEAPHFKVEASEKEIGQSIENMQKRFAEQVPQEEIADDSTVALEISQVIEEGAEGEHHHAPKNITIDATKKAAFELVKALKKDESVKVSKADLEKNEELAKELSFGKEEVEHLHHDQIEVKVKDFFGLNLAELNQDLFDKVYGEDTIKSEEELKDKVKAELDEYFQQNADVHFVNKILAQINEKEEVKLPETFLVKWLMFSNAQITSEDQAKEILEAEKNQLKYQILEGKLMTDNEITLDYADILGQAEQLVRNQLAMYGIHNLPDEEVQKYAADMLKDQEQVRQISSEVGMAKLKDVILEKATKKETKISHDEFLEELKK
- a CDS encoding fumarylacetoacetate hydrolase family protein, encoding MKIICIGRNYADHAKELGNEIPESPVIFMKPDTAVLKKGSDFYIPEFSNDIHYELEVVLKISKGGKYVQEENAGKHYDEIALGIDFTARDLQSQLKAKGLPWELAKGFDGSAVLSDFYKKEDFDLNNLNFSLNKNKEKVQDGNTSMMIFSPEKIIAFVSQYFTLRVGDLIFTGTPKGVGKVSENDILEAFLEDRKVFDLRIQ
- a CDS encoding universal stress protein, whose translation is MINIILPVDFSEATDKLVEGAVKFAKETSGKIYLIHVAPSDIGFAIGDMGFQYFPEVEQNEIKQELLQLNTIEQRIIAQGIDCEHLLKQGVAGDIILEYAKDKTAGYIVMGSHGRSNMYDVFVGSLTKELTRRSPIPVLVIPIH
- a CDS encoding CDP-alcohol phosphatidyltransferase family protein produces the protein MNFIKNNLANAVTLANLFSGSVGVIHLINGDYQTTAICIILSLILDFFDGFIARAMKSNSELGLQLDSLADMVSFGLLPGIVIFKALEPFGNLLFGMELPFEIKYIGLFVTLFSCLRLAIFNLDDEQTYYFKGLNTPSNTILIFGLYYAYLENESFKAIFENPAYLIVITIILSWLLVSPIKMISLKFKSMKLEDNYPKVALLIGVILLLILFKTVGIPLAMLYYILISVIFQKQLKG
- a CDS encoding DUF3109 family protein, yielding MIQIDDKLISEDIFSEEFVCNLSKCKGACCVEGDVGAPLDKSETLILERIFDQVKPYLRPEGVEAIERQGTWVLDPSDNDYVTPMVEGKECAYVIFDDKGITKCGIEKAYEDGAVDWQKPISCHLYPIRVDEYRTFTALNYHKWEICSDACALGKELKVPIYKFVKTPLIRKYGEEFYKTLCDAADEWKIEYGS